A genomic segment from Vanacampus margaritifer isolate UIUO_Vmar chromosome 3, RoL_Vmar_1.0, whole genome shotgun sequence encodes:
- the sh2b3 gene encoding SH2B adaptor protein 3 isoform X4, producing MNSRDGSKKTRTHELILRRARERGAKMKLNERSVAHYATCDSPPDKTGFLFKKGERNTAYHRRWFVLKGNMLFYFEERDGREPIGVIVLEGCTVELCESAEEFAFAVKFDCARARVYKMAADSQPAMESWVKALSRASFDYMRLVVKELERQLEEIQEAAGGVPQGRTRSSKRASKSRSSSSSSSSLSTSSSSSGQKNHQDELPGGHKENGIAWSKPHHGLANGSADGAASCVAWEGGANGAKAPPVPPRRRGASLESPFSPGTGCFSKLHDWYGLEVEELRAQWLQSQ from the exons ATGAACAGCCGCGATGGAAGCAAGAAAACACGTACAC ATGAATTAATCCTCCGGCGAGCAAGAGAAAGAGGAGCGAAGATGAAGCTGAACGAGCGCAGCGTGGCCCACTACGCCACGTGCGACTCGCCGCCCGACAAGACGGGCTTCCTGTTCAAGAAGGGCGAGCGCAACACGGCGTACCACCGCCGCTGGTTCGTCCTCAAAGGCAACATGCTCTTCTACTTCGAGGAGCGCGACGGCCGCGAGCCCATCGGCGTCATCGTCCTGGAGGGCTGCACGGTGGAGCTCTGCGAGTCGGCCGAGGAGTTCGCCTTCGCCGTCAAGTTCGACTGCGCCCGCGCCCGCGTGTACAAAATGGCGGCCGACAGCCAGCCGGCCATGGAGTCGTGGGTCAAGGCCTTGTCGCGGGCCAGCTTCGACTACATGAGGCTGGTGGTCAAGGAGCTGGAGAGGCAGCTTGAGGAGATCCAAGAGGCGGCCGGCGGAGTTCCGCAAGGCAGGACCAGGTCGTCCAAGCGAGCATCCAAATCCAGatcgtcttcctcctcttcgtcgTCCTTGTCGACGTCGTCGTCCAGCTCTGGACAAAAGAACCACCAGGATGAGTTGCCAGGAGGTCACAAGGAGAACGGCATCGCTTGGAGCAAACCGCACCACGGTTTGGCAAACGGTTCCGCTGACGGGGCGGCGTCCTGCGTGGCCTGGGAGGGCGGGGCCAATGGGGCCAAGGCTCCCCCGGTGCCCCCCAGAAGAAGAGGAGCGTCTCTGGAGAGCCCCTTCTCCCCCGGCACCGGATGCTTCTCCAAGCTCCACGACTGGTACGGACTTGAGGTGGAAGAACTGAGAGCGCAGTGGCTGCAGAGTCAGTGA
- the sh2b3 gene encoding SH2B adaptor protein 3 isoform X5 — translation MKLNERSVAHYATCDSPPDKTGFLFKKGERNTAYHRRWFVLKGNMLFYFEERDGREPIGVIVLEGCTVELCESAEEFAFAVKFDCARARVYKMAADSQPAMESWVKALSRASFDYMRLVVKELERQLEEIQEAAGGVPQGRTRSSKRASKSRSSSSSSSSLSTSSSSSGQKNHQDELPGGHKENGIAWSKPHHGLANGSADGAASCVAWEGGANGAKAPPVPPRRRGASLESPFSPGTGCFSKLHDWYGLEVEELRAQWLQSQ, via the coding sequence ATGAAGCTGAACGAGCGCAGCGTGGCCCACTACGCCACGTGCGACTCGCCGCCCGACAAGACGGGCTTCCTGTTCAAGAAGGGCGAGCGCAACACGGCGTACCACCGCCGCTGGTTCGTCCTCAAAGGCAACATGCTCTTCTACTTCGAGGAGCGCGACGGCCGCGAGCCCATCGGCGTCATCGTCCTGGAGGGCTGCACGGTGGAGCTCTGCGAGTCGGCCGAGGAGTTCGCCTTCGCCGTCAAGTTCGACTGCGCCCGCGCCCGCGTGTACAAAATGGCGGCCGACAGCCAGCCGGCCATGGAGTCGTGGGTCAAGGCCTTGTCGCGGGCCAGCTTCGACTACATGAGGCTGGTGGTCAAGGAGCTGGAGAGGCAGCTTGAGGAGATCCAAGAGGCGGCCGGCGGAGTTCCGCAAGGCAGGACCAGGTCGTCCAAGCGAGCATCCAAATCCAGatcgtcttcctcctcttcgtcgTCCTTGTCGACGTCGTCGTCCAGCTCTGGACAAAAGAACCACCAGGATGAGTTGCCAGGAGGTCACAAGGAGAACGGCATCGCTTGGAGCAAACCGCACCACGGTTTGGCAAACGGTTCCGCTGACGGGGCGGCGTCCTGCGTGGCCTGGGAGGGCGGGGCCAATGGGGCCAAGGCTCCCCCGGTGCCCCCCAGAAGAAGAGGAGCGTCTCTGGAGAGCCCCTTCTCCCCCGGCACCGGATGCTTCTCCAAGCTCCACGACTGGTACGGACTTGAGGTGGAAGAACTGAGAGCGCAGTGGCTGCAGAGTCAGTGA